In one window of Lampris incognitus isolate fLamInc1 chromosome 3, fLamInc1.hap2, whole genome shotgun sequence DNA:
- the ntn4 gene encoding netrin-4 codes for MRRNREFGSMITLFVIALATLSDAGLAVEVFRAGVAPRCESRACNPRMGNLALGRRVLTQTVCGNNGTELYCSYPDTPTNPACGSTKCSKCNAGLPLLAHLANSMADSSFRHPNTWWQSAEGVESETVQLDLETEFYLTHLIMVFRSPRPAAMTLERSQDFGQTWKTLQFYASNCSAAFGLEVGKVDSGLDKVSCTSKYSGANPCTRGEVIYRALPQWESLDPFGAEAQEQLRVTNIRVRLLKHQSCPCQAKDLASASGAPPSKHFAIYDLIVKGSCFCNGHAEQCVPAPGYRPVRDRTNHVVHGKCVCRHNTAGVHCERCAPLYNDRPWQPADGLTGAPHECRKCKCNGHAQSCHFDWLAWRESGQRSGGVCDCLHNTEGQQCQKCKAGFYRDPYRPHTTSDSCKPCSCHPLGSMPFHLADGSLCDPSNGNCICKPGVGGTHCDRCMVGYWGFHEYGCRPCDCAGDCDPFTGDCLLGSDLDLYNSNGNSSESARIFRPDELFSALHYSEKCECKEQVLTNSKLFCTMNYAYVLKVKVLSAHDKGSHAEVEVKVQKVLSQNTKVKIQRGRVTLYPESWTARGCTCPILNPGVEYVVAGHTDRKQGRLMVNMKSFVKPWRASLGRKVLTLLKKDCNW; via the exons ATGAGGAGAAATCGGGAATTCGGGAGTATGATCACTTTATTTGTGATCGCTTTAGCAACGCTATCGGATGCAG GCTTGGCTGTGGAAGTGTTCCGTGCAGGGGTGGCCCCTCGCTGCGAGAGCCGGGCGTGTAACCCCCGTATGGGCAACCTGGCCCTGGGCCGCAGGGTCCTCACCCAGACCGTCTGTGGCAACAACGGCACTGAGCTGTACTGCTCATACCCCGATACCCCTACCAACCCAGCCTGTGGCAGCACCAAGTGCTCCAAATGCAACGCCGGCCTGCCCCTCCTGGCCCACCTGGCAAACTCCATGGCCGACTCATCCTTCCGCCACCCCAACACCTGGTGGCAgtcggccgagggggtggagtcGGAGACGGTGCAGCTGGACCTGGAGACGGAGTTCTACCTCACGCACCTCATCATGGTGTTCCGCTCGCCGCGGCCCGCCGCCATGACGCTGGAGCGCTCGCAGGACTTTGGGCAGACGTGGAAGACGCTGCAGTTCTACGCCAGCAACTGcagcgccgcctttggtctggaGGTGGGGAAAGTGGACTCAGGCCTGGACAAAGTTTCCTGCACCTCCAAGTACTCTGGAGCTAATCCCTGCACCCGGGGAGAG GTAATCTACCGCGCTCTGCCCCAGTGGGAGTCCCTGGATCCATTCGGGGCGGAGGCCCAGGAGCAACTCCGGGTGACGAACATCCGCGTTCGTCTGCTGAAGCACCAGTCGTGTCCCTGCCAGGCCAAAGACCTCGCCTCTGCCAGCGGAGCGCCCCCTAGCAAGCACTTCGCCATCTACGACCTGATAGTCAAGGGAAGCTGCTTCTGCAATGGGCACGCTGAGCAGTGTGTCCCCGCACCCGGATACCGGCCCGTGAGGGACAGGACCAACCATGTG gttcaTGGGAAGTGTGTGTGTAGACACAACACAGCAGGTGTTCACTGTGAGCGCTGTGCTCCGCTCTACAACGACAGACCTTGGCAGCCTGCAGACGGACTGACAGGAGCTCCACATGAGTGCCGAA AGTGCAAGTGCAACGGACACGCCCAAAGCTGCCACTTTGATTGGCTGGCGTGGCGCGAGTCTGGCCAGCGCAGCGGGGGCGTGTGCGACTGCCTGCACAACACGGAGGGGCAGCAGTGTCAGAAGTGCAAAGCCGGCTTCTACAGAGACCCCTACCGACCTCACACCACCTCGGACTCCTGCAAAC cATGCAGCTGTCACCCCCTGGGCTCCATGCCCTTCCACTTGGCCGATGGCTCCCTCTGCGACCCCTCCAACGGTAACTGCATCTGCAAACCAGGGGTGGGTGGCACCCACTGTGACAGGTGCATGGTGGGATACTGGGGCTTCCATGAGTACGGCTGCCGTCCATGTGACTGCGCGGGAGACTGCGATCCCTTCACCGGAGACTGTCTGTTGGG CTCTGATCTGGATCTCTACAACTCCAATGGCAACTCCAGTGAGTCAGCCAGGATCTTCAGACCTGATGAACTTTTCTCTGCCCTTCACTACTCAG AGAAGTGTGAGTGCAAAGAGCAAGTCCTGACCAACAGCAAACTCTTCTGCACCATGAATTATGCTTATG TACTCAAGGTGAAGGTGCTGTCGGCCCACGATAAAGGCTCTCATGCCGAGGTGGAGGTCAAAGTTCAGAAGGTGCTGAGTCAGAACACGAAGGTGAAGATACAGAGGGGGCGAGTCACTCTTTACCCGGAGTCCTGGACTGCACGAGGCTGCACCTGTCCCATCCTCAACCCAG GTGTGGAGTACGTGGTGGCGGGTCACACGGACCGCAAGCAGGGTCGTCTCATGGTCAACATGAAGAGCTTCGTCAAGCCCTGGAGAGCCAGCCTGGGGCGCAAAGTTCTCACGCTGCTCAAGAAAGACTGCAACTGGTAA